In Musa acuminata AAA Group cultivar baxijiao chromosome BXJ3-11, Cavendish_Baxijiao_AAA, whole genome shotgun sequence, one DNA window encodes the following:
- the LOC103971423 gene encoding transcription factor MYBC1-like, with protein MREEEESSNWFARWEEQLPSPEELMPLSQTLITPDLAIAFDIPVAAAAAPAGANQNPGLSLHHPPASSRPPPHSDPESSDLNSAAAGGDEPARTLKRPRLVWTPQLHKRFVDAVAHLGIKNAVPKTIMQLMSVDGLTRENVASHLQKYRLYLKRMQGLSGSGGGVGGGPISAADAATDQLFASTPVPHHFLSRGSVAGPEPFLPYMPVAALQHHQQITAAMQQQQYYHQRHLGHYGSPTGGGGFDHAFPNRAVPHSGMHQMVGPAAPPGMGFPPTTLVDDLEPAKRGGNGERKVLTLFPTGEE; from the coding sequence ATGAGGGAAGAGGAAGAGAGTTCGAACTGGTTCGCGCGCTGGGAGGAGCAGCTGCCTTCGCCGGAGGAGCTCATGCCGCTGTCGCAGACCCTCATCACCCCCGATCTCGCCATCGCTTTCGATATCCCGGTCGCCGCCGCTGCAGCCCCTGCCGGCGCCAACCAGAACCCTGGCCTCTCCCTCCACCACCCTCCCGCCTCCTCCCGCCCCCCGCCGCACTCCGATCCTGAGTCCTCCGACCTCAACTCCGCCGCCGCCGGGGGCGACGAGCCGGCGCGGACCCTCAAGCGGCCCCGCCTCGTGTGGACGCCGCAGCTCCACAAGCGCTTCGTGGACGCCGTCGCCCACCTCGGCATCAAGAACGCCGTCCCCAAGACCATAATGCAGCTGATGAGCGTCGATGGACTCACCCGCGAGAACGTCGCCAGCCACCTCCAGAAGTACCGCCTCTACCTCAAGCGCATGCAGGGCCTCAGCGGCTCCGGCGGTGGAGTCGGCGGGGGGCCAATCTCCGCCGCCGACGCCGCCACAGACCAGCTCTTCGCGAGCACCCCGGTGCCCCACCATTTCCTCAGCCGCGGGTCCGTCGCAGGCCCCGAGCCCTTCCTTCCGTATATGCCGGTGGCCGCTCTGCAGCACCATCAGCAGATCACGGCCGccatgcagcagcagcagtactACCATCAGCGGCATTTGGGGCATTACGGATCACCAACAGGCGGGGGAGGGTTCGACCACGCCTTCCCGAATCGGGCCGTGCCCCATTCGGGGATGCATCAGATGGTAGGACCGGCGGCGCCGCCGGGCATGGGTTTTCCGCCCACAACCTTAGTGGATGATTTGGAGCCTGCCAAAAGGGGAGGCAATGGTGAGAGAAAGGTACTAACGCTTTTCCCTACTGGTGAGGAGTGA
- the LOC135583473 gene encoding uncharacterized protein LOC135583473 codes for MACAARVWLRLAVAFLFLLAAFYVGRPLYWKLSATIHEVREKRKSVRDGISQFVLEAQKSVGWVHDESDSGAGDDRKASTATSRRILRSVLSGHPSSMDI; via the exons ATGGCCTGCGCCGCTAGGGTTTGGCTCCGCCTCGCCGTCGCttttctcttcctcctcgccGCCTTCTACGTCGGCCGTCCCCTCTACTGGAAGCTCTCTGCCACCATCCACGAGGTCCGGGAGAAGCGCAAGTCCGTCAGAGACG GGATCTCGCAGTTCGTCCTCGAGGCCCAGAAGTCGGTGGGGTGGGTGCACGACGAGTCCGACTCGGGAGCAGGTGATGATCGGAAGGCTTCCACGGCCACCAGTCGACGGATCCTCCG ATCGGTTCTTTCAGGTCATCCCTCTTCGATGGATATTTAA
- the LOC135583475 gene encoding DEAD-box ATP-dependent RNA helicase 57-like isoform X4 — MEKASGLLFSGVRVDRKRFAREIARFQLKKEPDDLGDLADAALEALPEVKANKKEKKRKRKDKDSSDAVEGFSVFKSSESLSSILERNALEATSAEKKKEVEKEIEKASILRKKYGIHVSGHGVPPPLESFVELSSRYNCKPYILHNLTELGFREPTPIQRQAIPVLLSKRDCFACAPTGSGKTLAFLCPMLMKIKPGLKNGVKAVVLCPTRELAAQTARECKRLAKGRKFYIKLMTKELSRCGDFEKMLCDIIISTPFRLDFAIRKRKFDLSRVKYLVLDEADKLFELGFVEQIDSVVKACSRTTVVRTLFSATLPETVEKLASTVMVDAVRIIIGRKNSASEMIKQKLVFAGSEKGKLLAIHQSFSESLNPPVLVFVQSKERAKELYKELAFDDIKVDVIHADLSQQQREDAVDNFRSGKTWVLIATDVVSRGMDFKRINCVINYDFPESAAAYIHRIGRSGRAGRPGEAVTFFTEEDKPFLRNIANVMAASGCEVPSWILTLPKLRKRKHRPHRDSISTISDDSA; from the exons ATGGAGAAGGCGTCGGGGCTGCTCTTCTCCGGCGTCCGGGTCGACCGAAAGCGGTTCGCCCGGGAGATTGCCCGATTCCAG TTGAAGAAAGAACCGGATGATCTCGGGGACCTAGCGGATGCAGCGCTGGAAGCCTTGCCGGAGGTGAAGGCgaacaagaaggagaagaagcggaAGCGCAAGGATAAGGACTCTTCTG ATGCTGTGGAGGGGTTCAGTGTGTTCAAGAGTTCCGAGTCTTTGTCGTCTATTCTAGAAAGAAATGCTTTGGAGGCTACTTCTGctgagaagaagaaggaagtggAAAAGGAGATTGAG AAAGCTTCTATTCTGCGTAAGAAGTATGGAATTCATGTTTCAGGACACGGTGTTCCTCCCCCGCTCGAGAGTTTTGTGGAGCTAAGCTCAAG GTATAACTGCAAACCATATATTTTGCATAACTTAACTGAACTTGGTTTTCGAGAGCCTACACCTATTCAGAGGCAGGCTATTCCAGTACTCCTTTCT AAGAGGGACTGCTTTGCATGTGCACCAACTGGCTCTGGCAAGACATTGGCATTTTTATGTCCAATGCTCATGAAGATTAAG CCAGGGTTAAAGAATGGTGTAAAAGCTGTTGTTCTCTGCCCTACTAGAGAATTAGCTGCTCAAACTGCTAGAGAGTGCAAGAGGCTGGCTAAGGGGAGAAAATTTTACATCAAGTTAATGACTAAGGAGCTCTCCAGATGTGGTGATTTTGAAAAAATGCTGTGTGATATAATCATATCCACTCCTTTCCGGTTGGACTTTGCTATTCGCAAAAGGAAGTTTGACTTGAGTCG GGTGAAATATCTTGTCTTGGATGAAGCTGATAAGCTTTTTGAGCTAGGTTTTGTAGAACAAATTGATTCTGTGGTCAAAGCCTGTTCAAGAACTACTGTAGTACGTACACTGTTCAGTGCGACTTTGCCTGAAACTGTTGAAAAACTTGCAAGCACTGTTATGGTTGATGCAGTTCGAATCATCATTGGTAGAAA AAATTCTGCCTCCGAGATGATTAAGCAAAAGCTTGTTTTTGCTGGTAGCGAAAAAGGGAAATTGCTTGCTATTCATCAAAGCTTTTCAGAG AGTCTGAATCCTCCAGTACTAGTGTTTGTTCAAAGCAAAGAAAGAGCGAAGGAACTTTACAAGGAATTAGCATTTGACGACATAAAAGTTGATGTTATTCATGCAGACCTTTCCCAGCAGCAG CGAGAAGATGCAGTTGATAACTTCAGATCAGGCAAGACATGGGTTCTGATAGCAACTGATGTTGTTTCTCGGGGTATGGATTTTAAGAGGATCAACTGTGTGATCAACTATGATTTTCCTGAATCAGCTGCAGCATATATTCATAGAATTG GTCGATCTGGACGGGCTGGAAGACCTGGAGAAGCTGTAACATTCTTCACTGAAGAGGATAAACCTTTTTTGAGGAACATAGCCAATGTGATGGCAGCATCTGGCTGTGAAGTTCCTTCCTGGATTCTTACTTTGCCCAAGCTCAGAAAAAGAAAGCACCGGCCACACAGAGACTCGATATCAACCATTTCCGACGACAGTGCCTAG
- the LOC135583475 gene encoding DEAD-box ATP-dependent RNA helicase 57-like isoform X3, which produces MEKASGLLFSGVRVDRKRFAREIARFQQLKKEPDDLGDLADAALEALPEVKANKKEKKRKRKDKDSSDAVEGFSVFKSSESLSSILERNALEATSAEKKKEVEKEIEKASILRKKYGIHVSGHGVPPPLESFVELSSRYNCKPYILHNLTELGFREPTPIQRQAIPVLLSKRDCFACAPTGSGKTLAFLCPMLMKIKPGLKNGVKAVVLCPTRELAAQTARECKRLAKGRKFYIKLMTKELSRCGDFEKMLCDIIISTPFRLDFAIRKRKFDLSRVKYLVLDEADKLFELGFVEQIDSVVKACSRTTVVRTLFSATLPETVEKLASTVMVDAVRIIIGRKNSASEMIKQKLVFAGSEKGKLLAIHQSFSESLNPPVLVFVQSKERAKELYKELAFDDIKVDVIHADLSQQQREDAVDNFRSGKTWVLIATDVVSRGMDFKRINCVINYDFPESAAAYIHRIGRSGRAGRPGEAVTFFTEEDKPFLRNIANVMAASGCEVPSWILTLPKLRKRKHRPHRDSISTISDDSA; this is translated from the exons ATGGAGAAGGCGTCGGGGCTGCTCTTCTCCGGCGTCCGGGTCGACCGAAAGCGGTTCGCCCGGGAGATTGCCCGATTCCAG CAGTTGAAGAAAGAACCGGATGATCTCGGGGACCTAGCGGATGCAGCGCTGGAAGCCTTGCCGGAGGTGAAGGCgaacaagaaggagaagaagcggaAGCGCAAGGATAAGGACTCTTCTG ATGCTGTGGAGGGGTTCAGTGTGTTCAAGAGTTCCGAGTCTTTGTCGTCTATTCTAGAAAGAAATGCTTTGGAGGCTACTTCTGctgagaagaagaaggaagtggAAAAGGAGATTGAG AAAGCTTCTATTCTGCGTAAGAAGTATGGAATTCATGTTTCAGGACACGGTGTTCCTCCCCCGCTCGAGAGTTTTGTGGAGCTAAGCTCAAG GTATAACTGCAAACCATATATTTTGCATAACTTAACTGAACTTGGTTTTCGAGAGCCTACACCTATTCAGAGGCAGGCTATTCCAGTACTCCTTTCT AAGAGGGACTGCTTTGCATGTGCACCAACTGGCTCTGGCAAGACATTGGCATTTTTATGTCCAATGCTCATGAAGATTAAG CCAGGGTTAAAGAATGGTGTAAAAGCTGTTGTTCTCTGCCCTACTAGAGAATTAGCTGCTCAAACTGCTAGAGAGTGCAAGAGGCTGGCTAAGGGGAGAAAATTTTACATCAAGTTAATGACTAAGGAGCTCTCCAGATGTGGTGATTTTGAAAAAATGCTGTGTGATATAATCATATCCACTCCTTTCCGGTTGGACTTTGCTATTCGCAAAAGGAAGTTTGACTTGAGTCG GGTGAAATATCTTGTCTTGGATGAAGCTGATAAGCTTTTTGAGCTAGGTTTTGTAGAACAAATTGATTCTGTGGTCAAAGCCTGTTCAAGAACTACTGTAGTACGTACACTGTTCAGTGCGACTTTGCCTGAAACTGTTGAAAAACTTGCAAGCACTGTTATGGTTGATGCAGTTCGAATCATCATTGGTAGAAA AAATTCTGCCTCCGAGATGATTAAGCAAAAGCTTGTTTTTGCTGGTAGCGAAAAAGGGAAATTGCTTGCTATTCATCAAAGCTTTTCAGAG AGTCTGAATCCTCCAGTACTAGTGTTTGTTCAAAGCAAAGAAAGAGCGAAGGAACTTTACAAGGAATTAGCATTTGACGACATAAAAGTTGATGTTATTCATGCAGACCTTTCCCAGCAGCAG CGAGAAGATGCAGTTGATAACTTCAGATCAGGCAAGACATGGGTTCTGATAGCAACTGATGTTGTTTCTCGGGGTATGGATTTTAAGAGGATCAACTGTGTGATCAACTATGATTTTCCTGAATCAGCTGCAGCATATATTCATAGAATTG GTCGATCTGGACGGGCTGGAAGACCTGGAGAAGCTGTAACATTCTTCACTGAAGAGGATAAACCTTTTTTGAGGAACATAGCCAATGTGATGGCAGCATCTGGCTGTGAAGTTCCTTCCTGGATTCTTACTTTGCCCAAGCTCAGAAAAAGAAAGCACCGGCCACACAGAGACTCGATATCAACCATTTCCGACGACAGTGCCTAG
- the LOC135583475 gene encoding DEAD-box ATP-dependent RNA helicase 57-like isoform X1, translating to MEKASGLLFSGVRVDRKRFAREIARFQQLKKEPDDLGDLADAALEALPEVKANKKEKKRKRKDKDSSGCISGLHAVEGFSVFKSSESLSSILERNALEATSAEKKKEVEKEIEKASILRKKYGIHVSGHGVPPPLESFVELSSRYNCKPYILHNLTELGFREPTPIQRQAIPVLLSKRDCFACAPTGSGKTLAFLCPMLMKIKPGLKNGVKAVVLCPTRELAAQTARECKRLAKGRKFYIKLMTKELSRCGDFEKMLCDIIISTPFRLDFAIRKRKFDLSRVKYLVLDEADKLFELGFVEQIDSVVKACSRTTVVRTLFSATLPETVEKLASTVMVDAVRIIIGRKNSASEMIKQKLVFAGSEKGKLLAIHQSFSESLNPPVLVFVQSKERAKELYKELAFDDIKVDVIHADLSQQQREDAVDNFRSGKTWVLIATDVVSRGMDFKRINCVINYDFPESAAAYIHRIGRSGRAGRPGEAVTFFTEEDKPFLRNIANVMAASGCEVPSWILTLPKLRKRKHRPHRDSISTISDDSA from the exons ATGGAGAAGGCGTCGGGGCTGCTCTTCTCCGGCGTCCGGGTCGACCGAAAGCGGTTCGCCCGGGAGATTGCCCGATTCCAG CAGTTGAAGAAAGAACCGGATGATCTCGGGGACCTAGCGGATGCAGCGCTGGAAGCCTTGCCGGAGGTGAAGGCgaacaagaaggagaagaagcggaAGCGCAAGGATAAGGACTCTTCTGGTTGCATCTCTGGCTTAC ATGCTGTGGAGGGGTTCAGTGTGTTCAAGAGTTCCGAGTCTTTGTCGTCTATTCTAGAAAGAAATGCTTTGGAGGCTACTTCTGctgagaagaagaaggaagtggAAAAGGAGATTGAG AAAGCTTCTATTCTGCGTAAGAAGTATGGAATTCATGTTTCAGGACACGGTGTTCCTCCCCCGCTCGAGAGTTTTGTGGAGCTAAGCTCAAG GTATAACTGCAAACCATATATTTTGCATAACTTAACTGAACTTGGTTTTCGAGAGCCTACACCTATTCAGAGGCAGGCTATTCCAGTACTCCTTTCT AAGAGGGACTGCTTTGCATGTGCACCAACTGGCTCTGGCAAGACATTGGCATTTTTATGTCCAATGCTCATGAAGATTAAG CCAGGGTTAAAGAATGGTGTAAAAGCTGTTGTTCTCTGCCCTACTAGAGAATTAGCTGCTCAAACTGCTAGAGAGTGCAAGAGGCTGGCTAAGGGGAGAAAATTTTACATCAAGTTAATGACTAAGGAGCTCTCCAGATGTGGTGATTTTGAAAAAATGCTGTGTGATATAATCATATCCACTCCTTTCCGGTTGGACTTTGCTATTCGCAAAAGGAAGTTTGACTTGAGTCG GGTGAAATATCTTGTCTTGGATGAAGCTGATAAGCTTTTTGAGCTAGGTTTTGTAGAACAAATTGATTCTGTGGTCAAAGCCTGTTCAAGAACTACTGTAGTACGTACACTGTTCAGTGCGACTTTGCCTGAAACTGTTGAAAAACTTGCAAGCACTGTTATGGTTGATGCAGTTCGAATCATCATTGGTAGAAA AAATTCTGCCTCCGAGATGATTAAGCAAAAGCTTGTTTTTGCTGGTAGCGAAAAAGGGAAATTGCTTGCTATTCATCAAAGCTTTTCAGAG AGTCTGAATCCTCCAGTACTAGTGTTTGTTCAAAGCAAAGAAAGAGCGAAGGAACTTTACAAGGAATTAGCATTTGACGACATAAAAGTTGATGTTATTCATGCAGACCTTTCCCAGCAGCAG CGAGAAGATGCAGTTGATAACTTCAGATCAGGCAAGACATGGGTTCTGATAGCAACTGATGTTGTTTCTCGGGGTATGGATTTTAAGAGGATCAACTGTGTGATCAACTATGATTTTCCTGAATCAGCTGCAGCATATATTCATAGAATTG GTCGATCTGGACGGGCTGGAAGACCTGGAGAAGCTGTAACATTCTTCACTGAAGAGGATAAACCTTTTTTGAGGAACATAGCCAATGTGATGGCAGCATCTGGCTGTGAAGTTCCTTCCTGGATTCTTACTTTGCCCAAGCTCAGAAAAAGAAAGCACCGGCCACACAGAGACTCGATATCAACCATTTCCGACGACAGTGCCTAG
- the LOC135583475 gene encoding DEAD-box ATP-dependent RNA helicase 57-like isoform X2, giving the protein MEKASGLLFSGVRVDRKRFAREIARFQLKKEPDDLGDLADAALEALPEVKANKKEKKRKRKDKDSSGCISGLHAVEGFSVFKSSESLSSILERNALEATSAEKKKEVEKEIEKASILRKKYGIHVSGHGVPPPLESFVELSSRYNCKPYILHNLTELGFREPTPIQRQAIPVLLSKRDCFACAPTGSGKTLAFLCPMLMKIKPGLKNGVKAVVLCPTRELAAQTARECKRLAKGRKFYIKLMTKELSRCGDFEKMLCDIIISTPFRLDFAIRKRKFDLSRVKYLVLDEADKLFELGFVEQIDSVVKACSRTTVVRTLFSATLPETVEKLASTVMVDAVRIIIGRKNSASEMIKQKLVFAGSEKGKLLAIHQSFSESLNPPVLVFVQSKERAKELYKELAFDDIKVDVIHADLSQQQREDAVDNFRSGKTWVLIATDVVSRGMDFKRINCVINYDFPESAAAYIHRIGRSGRAGRPGEAVTFFTEEDKPFLRNIANVMAASGCEVPSWILTLPKLRKRKHRPHRDSISTISDDSA; this is encoded by the exons ATGGAGAAGGCGTCGGGGCTGCTCTTCTCCGGCGTCCGGGTCGACCGAAAGCGGTTCGCCCGGGAGATTGCCCGATTCCAG TTGAAGAAAGAACCGGATGATCTCGGGGACCTAGCGGATGCAGCGCTGGAAGCCTTGCCGGAGGTGAAGGCgaacaagaaggagaagaagcggaAGCGCAAGGATAAGGACTCTTCTGGTTGCATCTCTGGCTTAC ATGCTGTGGAGGGGTTCAGTGTGTTCAAGAGTTCCGAGTCTTTGTCGTCTATTCTAGAAAGAAATGCTTTGGAGGCTACTTCTGctgagaagaagaaggaagtggAAAAGGAGATTGAG AAAGCTTCTATTCTGCGTAAGAAGTATGGAATTCATGTTTCAGGACACGGTGTTCCTCCCCCGCTCGAGAGTTTTGTGGAGCTAAGCTCAAG GTATAACTGCAAACCATATATTTTGCATAACTTAACTGAACTTGGTTTTCGAGAGCCTACACCTATTCAGAGGCAGGCTATTCCAGTACTCCTTTCT AAGAGGGACTGCTTTGCATGTGCACCAACTGGCTCTGGCAAGACATTGGCATTTTTATGTCCAATGCTCATGAAGATTAAG CCAGGGTTAAAGAATGGTGTAAAAGCTGTTGTTCTCTGCCCTACTAGAGAATTAGCTGCTCAAACTGCTAGAGAGTGCAAGAGGCTGGCTAAGGGGAGAAAATTTTACATCAAGTTAATGACTAAGGAGCTCTCCAGATGTGGTGATTTTGAAAAAATGCTGTGTGATATAATCATATCCACTCCTTTCCGGTTGGACTTTGCTATTCGCAAAAGGAAGTTTGACTTGAGTCG GGTGAAATATCTTGTCTTGGATGAAGCTGATAAGCTTTTTGAGCTAGGTTTTGTAGAACAAATTGATTCTGTGGTCAAAGCCTGTTCAAGAACTACTGTAGTACGTACACTGTTCAGTGCGACTTTGCCTGAAACTGTTGAAAAACTTGCAAGCACTGTTATGGTTGATGCAGTTCGAATCATCATTGGTAGAAA AAATTCTGCCTCCGAGATGATTAAGCAAAAGCTTGTTTTTGCTGGTAGCGAAAAAGGGAAATTGCTTGCTATTCATCAAAGCTTTTCAGAG AGTCTGAATCCTCCAGTACTAGTGTTTGTTCAAAGCAAAGAAAGAGCGAAGGAACTTTACAAGGAATTAGCATTTGACGACATAAAAGTTGATGTTATTCATGCAGACCTTTCCCAGCAGCAG CGAGAAGATGCAGTTGATAACTTCAGATCAGGCAAGACATGGGTTCTGATAGCAACTGATGTTGTTTCTCGGGGTATGGATTTTAAGAGGATCAACTGTGTGATCAACTATGATTTTCCTGAATCAGCTGCAGCATATATTCATAGAATTG GTCGATCTGGACGGGCTGGAAGACCTGGAGAAGCTGTAACATTCTTCACTGAAGAGGATAAACCTTTTTTGAGGAACATAGCCAATGTGATGGCAGCATCTGGCTGTGAAGTTCCTTCCTGGATTCTTACTTTGCCCAAGCTCAGAAAAAGAAAGCACCGGCCACACAGAGACTCGATATCAACCATTTCCGACGACAGTGCCTAG
- the LOC135652758 gene encoding sm-like protein LSM2: protein MLFFSYFKELVGKEVTVELKNDLAIRGILHSVDQYLNIKLENIRVVDQDKYPHMLSVRNCFIRGSVVRYVQLPPDGVDIDILHDATRREARGP from the exons ATG CTCTTCTTCTCCTACTTCAAGGAGTTGGTGGGGAAAGAAGTGACGGTTGAACTGAAGAACGATCTCGCCATCAGAGGGATCCTCCACTCCGTCGACCAGTACCTCAACATCAAGCTCGAGAACATCCGGGTCGTAGACCAGGACAAATACCCTCACATG TTGTCCGTGAGGAATTGCTTTATCAGGGGATCAGTGGTACGGTATGTCCAACTACCGCCTGATGGTGTCGACATCGACATTCTTCACGATGCCACCAGGAGAGAGGCTCGTGGACCTTGA